The following are encoded together in the Vigna angularis cultivar LongXiaoDou No.4 chromosome 9, ASM1680809v1, whole genome shotgun sequence genome:
- the LOC108346972 gene encoding UDP-galactose/UDP-glucose transporter 4: protein MSNAEKARTLFGISLSDRPKWQQFFICSSGFFFGYLVNGICEEYVYNRLHFSYGWYFTFIQGFVYLILIYLYGFTSKQMVNSWKTYVKLSAVLMGSHGLTKGSLAFLNYPAQIMFKSTKVLPVMLMGSFIPGLRRKYPVHEYVSAVLLVIGLILFTLADAQTSPNFSVIGVLMISGALIMDSFLGNLQEAIFTVNPQTTQMEMLFCSTLVGLPMLIPPMLFTGELFQAWTSCSQHLYVYGVLVFEAMATFIGQVSVLSLIALFGAATTAMITTARKAVTLLLSYLIFTKPMTEQHATGLLLIAMGISLKIFLDEKSNKKTSNSSPIVNIPKPSEHKELTAQLDYAGEDGERRPFV from the exons ATGTCAAACGCAGAGAAAGCTCGAACTTTATTTGGAATTTCTCTCTCTGACAGACCCAAATGGCAACAATTTTTCATTTGCTCTTCTGGTTTCTTCTTTGGGTACCTTGTTAACGGCATATGTGAG GAATATGTGTATAACAGGCTTCATTTTAG CTATGGTTGGTATTTCACATTTATTCAAGGATTTGTATACTTGATTCTGATTTATCTCTATGGCTTCACAAGCAAGCAAATGGTGAATTCATGGAAAACTTATGTGAAGCTTTCTGCTGTGCTTATGGGGTCCCATGGCCTAACAAAGGGATCTTTGGCTTTTCTGAACTACCCTGCACAAATCATGTTCAAATCCACAAAG GTTCTTCCAGTGATGTTGATGGGTTCCTTCATACCAGGTCTAAGAAGGAAATATCCAGTTCATGAATATGTATCTGCTGTTCTTCTAGTGATTGGCTTGATCTTGTTCACTCTAGCAGATGCACAGACATCACCCAATTTTAGTGTCATTGGTGTTCTCATGATATCTGGTGCTTTGATCATGGACTCCTTCTTGGGAAATCTGCAAGAAGCAATCTTTACAGTGAACCCTCAGACCACACAG ATGGAGATGCTTTTCTGCTCTACTCTGGTGGGTTTACCTATGTTAATCCCTCCCATGCTTTTTACAGGAGAGTTATTCCAAGCATGGACTTCATGTTCACAG CATCTGTATGTGTATGGAGTGTTGGTGTTTGAAGCAATGGCAACATTTATTGGCCAAGTTTCTGTGTTGTCACTCATTGCCCTTTTTGGAGCTGCCACTACAGCCATG ATAACGACAGCTAGAAAGGCTGTGACATTGCTCCTGTCATACCTCATATTTACCAAACCAATGACTGAACAACATGCAACTGGACTTCTACTGATAGCTATGGGGATTTCATTGAAGATATTTCTTGATGAAAAATCTAACAAAAAGACCTCAAATTCTTCTCCCATTGTCAATATTCCAAAACCTTCTGAGCACAAAGAACTTACGGCACAGTTAGATTATGCAGGAGAAGATGGAGAAAGAAGACCATTTGTCTAG